A genomic segment from Gilvibacter sp. SZ-19 encodes:
- a CDS encoding winged helix-turn-helix domain-containing protein, with protein MREIGHQLLLTAKDSTSYIPPIETLENNSYLLSFDTDISINPQYLVDQMKDKMLRAGFTQNYTVEVKNCEDLQVAYSYEIAKEEHRTIIPCGTRILPKGCYQIQLFISPLQKTSATIPWWWLAFPIIIAGLVLFHFRKKAATTNEDANDFKSLGDFRFYPDQNKLVKAAVEIGLSNKECELLAILVEAPNQIIKREELLKRVWEDNGVVTGRSLDTYISKLRKKLKDDDRIQIVNVHGVGYKLSFSTK; from the coding sequence AACCGCAAAGGATTCTACCTCTTACATTCCGCCAATTGAAACCTTAGAAAACAATTCTTACCTACTTTCTTTCGATACAGATATTTCAATAAATCCGCAGTATTTAGTGGATCAGATGAAAGACAAAATGCTCCGTGCTGGCTTTACCCAGAATTATACCGTCGAAGTAAAAAATTGTGAAGATCTCCAGGTGGCTTACAGCTATGAGATCGCTAAAGAAGAACATCGAACCATAATTCCGTGTGGCACACGAATTCTCCCAAAAGGATGTTACCAGATTCAACTCTTTATAAGCCCCTTGCAAAAAACCTCGGCTACGATACCTTGGTGGTGGTTGGCCTTTCCAATAATCATTGCCGGATTGGTGTTGTTTCATTTTCGTAAGAAAGCTGCAACAACCAACGAAGATGCTAATGATTTCAAATCCCTTGGTGATTTTAGGTTCTATCCCGATCAAAATAAACTAGTAAAAGCTGCTGTAGAAATCGGTTTGTCGAACAAGGAATGCGAATTATTGGCCATTTTGGTAGAAGCCCCTAACCAAATAATCAAAAGAGAAGAATTGCTCAAACGCGTTTGGGAAGATAACGGAGTGGTCACCGGTAGGAGTTTAGACACTTATATTTCTAAACTACGTAAAAAACTAAAGGACGACGATAGGATCCAAATAGTAAATGTTCACGGAGTAGGTTACAAGCTAAGCTTTAGTACTAAATAA
- a CDS encoding CHAT domain-containing protein, translated as MNLIQAQNWFEAQSLEKARSKLKPGSAALHFLWGGGDADRKKAQVLFVSRNEVLLFPLENKDLLNSLIAKFMNQVSRPFTTGADADRFYAISNELYQLLFPPALQEKLSDYDDLIIIAANELGYIPFEALVVDTKTPTYLFSQYTIGYSPSMGLLKKDNLGDDLFKSMNFLGIAPVSFEEHDLPLLPYTKEELLEANEVLGGDVFIDSIANRSTFFKKASQSRILHLATHAAADEQPWIALKDSLVYLNDLYALNLNNELVVLSACNTASGQIQKGEGVASLARGFFYSGSKSVISTRWSTNDKATQLILKDFYKILSDGKDKATALQLARLNYLKNAQLSEASPFYWSSFALMGDPSAIEFSGLQNNWWWLLAMVPLLLLFLFKKSRHKMGNR; from the coding sequence ATGAATCTAATTCAAGCGCAAAACTGGTTTGAGGCTCAGTCTTTAGAAAAAGCCAGATCAAAGCTAAAACCAGGAAGCGCTGCATTGCACTTTCTTTGGGGTGGTGGAGATGCAGACCGAAAGAAAGCCCAAGTTTTGTTTGTCAGTAGAAACGAAGTATTACTTTTTCCATTAGAGAATAAAGACCTGTTGAATTCATTGATTGCTAAATTTATGAATCAGGTCTCTCGGCCTTTCACTACTGGCGCAGATGCAGATAGATTTTACGCGATCTCCAATGAGCTGTATCAGCTTTTGTTTCCGCCAGCACTTCAAGAAAAACTTAGCGACTACGATGATCTTATAATAATTGCAGCAAATGAATTAGGTTATATACCCTTTGAGGCATTGGTGGTTGACACAAAAACTCCAACCTATTTGTTTTCACAATATACTATTGGTTATTCTCCGTCAATGGGTCTGCTCAAGAAGGATAATTTGGGCGACGACTTGTTTAAATCAATGAACTTCTTAGGAATTGCACCAGTCTCTTTTGAGGAGCACGATTTGCCTTTGCTTCCTTACACAAAGGAAGAGCTTCTAGAAGCCAATGAAGTTTTGGGAGGTGATGTATTCATTGATTCTATAGCAAACCGCAGCACATTCTTTAAAAAAGCATCACAAAGTCGGATTTTACATTTGGCAACACACGCAGCTGCCGATGAGCAACCCTGGATAGCGCTAAAAGACAGCTTGGTTTACTTAAATGATCTCTATGCATTGAATCTGAACAACGAACTAGTTGTATTAAGTGCGTGCAACACGGCTTCTGGCCAGATTCAAAAAGGTGAAGGTGTTGCTAGTCTGGCGAGAGGATTTTTTTATTCCGGAAGTAAATCCGTAATAAGTACAAGGTGGAGTACTAACGATAAAGCGACGCAGTTAATATTAAAAGATTTCTACAAGATTTTAAGCGACGGAAAAGACAAAGCCACAGCTTTGCAATTGGCACGACTTAATTATCTGAAGAATGCCCAATTATCAGAAGCCTCTCCTTTTTATTGGAGTTCTTTCGCACTTATGGGAGATCCATCGGCAATAGAATTCTCTGGCCTTCAGAACAATTGGTGGTGGCTTCTTGCTATGGTTCCTCTATTACTACTTTTTTTATTCAAAAAAAGTAGGCATAAGATGGGTAACAGATAA
- a CDS encoding GIY-YIG nuclease family protein — MILPFCVYVLQSEKDLLLYHGFTTNLEQRLIDHNSKRTKSTSSRIPLKLIYCEFFITKTDALRRERYFKTSTGKKMLKLLLRDTFEKVNYPKR; from the coding sequence ATGATTTTACCATTTTGCGTTTATGTATTACAAAGCGAAAAAGACCTTCTTCTATACCATGGTTTTACAACCAATCTTGAGCAGCGATTAATTGATCACAACAGTAAACGTACGAAAAGTACGTCGTCAAGAATTCCTTTAAAATTAATTTATTGCGAGTTTTTCATAACAAAAACGGATGCCTTAAGAAGAGAAAGATACTTTAAGACATCAACAGGGAAGAAAATGCTAAAATTATTACTTAGAGATACTTTTGAGAAAGTAAATTATCCCAAACGATAG
- the rseP gene encoding RIP metalloprotease RseP, which yields MSEFWVKAAQLLLSLSILIVLHELGHFIPAKLFKTRVEKFYLFFDIKYSLFKKKIGETVYGIGWLPLGGYVKISGMIDESMDKEQMAQPPQPWEFRSKPAWQRLIIMVGGVTVNIIVGLLIYIGIFYVNGERIITPELAPRGFSVAQSFKELGFKDGDHILAVNGEEFKDLGDLNRYIFLRDVDNITVAHSNGDQETISLPEDIGMRMFKSGDTNPFNRWRKPVIDTVIPGLPGAEAGLQKGDVVLEVGGVMTASWKMVQENVAGNAGKPILFAVNRNGQKKEITVTPNEKGKAGINNYGKEYDGKFEVIKYSFWESLSGGTVFGYNILVDYVKQFKYVFTKEGATQIGGFGAIGNLFPGTWSWTAFWFNTALISIILAFMNILPIPALDGGHVMFLLYEIVSGRKPSDKFMEYAQMIGFFLLIALVLFANGNDLYRWLFG from the coding sequence ATGAGCGAATTTTGGGTCAAAGCCGCACAGCTCCTTTTGAGTTTGTCCATTCTAATTGTACTACACGAGCTGGGGCACTTTATACCTGCCAAACTTTTTAAAACCCGAGTAGAGAAATTCTACTTGTTCTTCGATATAAAATATTCCTTGTTCAAAAAGAAGATCGGCGAGACCGTTTACGGGATCGGATGGCTGCCTCTTGGCGGATATGTAAAGATCTCTGGGATGATAGACGAATCCATGGACAAAGAACAAATGGCACAACCTCCGCAGCCATGGGAATTCAGATCTAAACCCGCCTGGCAACGTCTTATTATTATGGTCGGTGGTGTGACAGTGAATATTATTGTCGGACTGCTTATTTACATCGGTATCTTCTATGTAAATGGAGAACGTATTATTACACCAGAACTTGCCCCTAGAGGTTTCTCTGTAGCGCAAAGTTTTAAAGAACTAGGTTTTAAAGACGGCGATCATATTTTGGCCGTTAACGGAGAAGAGTTCAAGGATCTGGGCGATTTGAATCGATATATCTTTTTAAGAGATGTAGACAATATAACCGTAGCCCATTCCAACGGTGACCAAGAGACCATCAGCTTACCAGAAGATATTGGTATGCGCATGTTCAAGTCAGGAGATACCAACCCGTTTAACCGTTGGCGAAAACCGGTAATAGACACTGTAATTCCGGGCTTGCCTGGAGCAGAGGCCGGATTACAAAAAGGAGACGTTGTTCTTGAGGTTGGCGGGGTAATGACCGCTAGCTGGAAAATGGTTCAGGAGAATGTTGCCGGTAATGCAGGCAAGCCTATTCTCTTTGCAGTGAACAGAAACGGTCAGAAGAAAGAGATCACTGTAACACCGAATGAGAAAGGCAAGGCCGGGATAAACAATTACGGCAAAGAATACGATGGTAAATTCGAGGTCATTAAATACAGCTTTTGGGAAAGCCTTAGCGGCGGAACCGTTTTTGGATATAATATTCTGGTAGATTATGTGAAGCAATTCAAATATGTGTTTACCAAAGAAGGAGCTACGCAGATAGGTGGTTTCGGGGCTATTGGAAACCTGTTTCCTGGTACTTGGAGTTGGACAGCCTTTTGGTTCAACACCGCACTTATCTCTATCATTTTGGCCTTTATGAACATACTGCCTATTCCTGCTTTAGATGGAGGACATGTTATGTTTTTGCTCTATGAGATAGTCTCTGGAAGAAAGCCGAGCGATAAGTTTATGGAGTACGCTCAGATGATAGGATTCTTCTTATTGATCGCCTTAGTACTCTTTGCAAATGGGAACGATTTATATCGATGGCTATTTGGATAG
- a CDS encoding SCO family protein encodes MLDFFAKYKFFGLVMLVLSALIIALMYRALKPQDKLPIIEPVSVSEELVDPSMQFVKKYHSIPDFSLLNQNGDTISQADYQDKIYVADFFFTTCVTICPVMTDHMAQIQRELQGDPMVKLLSHSVTPEIDSVPQLKKYALEKGVNDSVWNLVTGDREQIYDLARKAYFAAKKDAVGEYGMIHTENFVLVDKEKRIRGYYDGTAPDDIERLLQDIAILKAEY; translated from the coding sequence ATGCTCGATTTCTTTGCGAAATACAAGTTCTTCGGATTGGTAATGTTAGTGTTATCTGCCCTTATCATTGCATTGATGTACCGCGCTTTAAAACCTCAGGACAAACTTCCTATCATTGAACCTGTGAGTGTGAGCGAAGAACTGGTGGACCCCAGTATGCAATTTGTAAAAAAGTACCACAGCATACCAGACTTCTCGCTTTTAAATCAGAACGGAGATACCATAAGTCAGGCCGATTACCAGGACAAGATCTACGTTGCCGATTTCTTCTTCACGACCTGTGTTACTATCTGTCCGGTAATGACAGATCATATGGCACAAATACAGCGAGAATTGCAAGGCGACCCTATGGTCAAGTTGCTTTCTCATTCGGTTACTCCAGAGATCGATTCGGTGCCTCAGCTTAAAAAATATGCCTTAGAGAAAGGCGTGAATGATTCCGTGTGGAATCTGGTCACCGGAGATCGGGAGCAGATCTACGATCTGGCTCGCAAAGCTTACTTTGCTGCCAAAAAAGATGCGGTTGGTGAGTACGGTATGATACATACCGAAAACTTTGTACTTGTAGACAAAGAAAAACGCATTCGCGGTTATTATGACGGTACCGCTCCAGACGATATTGAGCGCTTGCTTCAGGATATCGCCATTCTAAAAGCCGAATACTAG
- a CDS encoding FeoA family protein, translating to MPTIANLNRGQKGIIKDFPIETVPLKLLEMGCLPGMEVELVQLAPFSDPLYLNINGSHLAIRRETALQIEIELLS from the coding sequence ATGCCTACCATAGCCAATCTAAATCGCGGACAAAAGGGAATAATCAAGGATTTTCCCATAGAAACTGTGCCGCTTAAATTGTTAGAAATGGGTTGTTTACCTGGCATGGAGGTGGAGTTGGTTCAGCTCGCGCCATTTAGTGATCCGCTTTACCTCAACATCAACGGGAGTCATCTGGCCATCCGCAGAGAAACCGCCCTGCAAATAGAAATCGAACTGCTGAGCTAA
- the feoB gene encoding ferrous iron transport protein B codes for MAKQFNVALIGNPNTGKTSVFNQLTGLNQKVGNYPGITVEKKQGICKLPRGVKAHILDLPGTYSLNASSLDENVVIELLLNKNDKDFPDVAVVVADVENLKRNLLLFTQIKDLGIPTILAINMADRMKRKAITVDLEKLEEKLKTKIALISSRKNQGFDELKELIANYRQVSTEPCMNASVIAPEYFDRLKKAFPNQELYKLWLVITQDVNFGKVERNTADLIATFQTESKSNLKRLQQKETIKRYQFINETLKETLVVDTANAKDLRSRFDRVLTHKVWGYVIFFSILALIFQAIFDWSGYPMDLIDTTFSSLSEWIKAVMPAGDFTNLLAEGIIPGLGGIVIFIPQIAFLFFFIAILEESGYMSRVVFLMDRSMRRFGLSGKSVVPLVSGTACAIPAIMATRNIENWKERLITILVTPFTTCSARLPVYLIIISLVIPEQRVLGIFSLQGLTLMFLYLLGFASAIISAWLLDRFLKIQSKSFFVIEMPNYKVPLFKNVALTVVEKTKSFVVGAGKIIMAISVILWVLASYGPGDFNKAEQIVKQENINNGLSEEELDAQIASFKLEHSYIGILGKGIEPAVQPLGYDWKIGIAILSSFAAREVFVGTLATIYSVGSEEEETIKNRMAAEVNPVLGTPLFNFASGISLLLFYAFAMQCMSTLAIVKKETNSWKWPMWQLLTMSAIAYIVALITYQILK; via the coding sequence ATGGCCAAACAATTCAATGTTGCGCTCATTGGAAACCCCAACACGGGGAAGACCTCTGTTTTCAATCAACTTACCGGGCTCAACCAAAAGGTAGGAAACTATCCGGGGATCACCGTTGAGAAGAAACAAGGTATCTGTAAGTTGCCACGTGGTGTTAAGGCCCATATATTAGATCTACCCGGCACTTACAGCCTCAATGCTTCCTCTTTAGATGAGAACGTGGTCATAGAACTGCTGCTCAACAAGAACGACAAGGATTTTCCAGATGTCGCTGTGGTGGTTGCCGATGTAGAGAACCTAAAGCGCAACCTGTTACTTTTTACGCAGATCAAAGACTTGGGGATTCCTACCATACTGGCTATCAATATGGCAGACCGTATGAAACGCAAAGCCATTACGGTAGATCTAGAGAAACTGGAAGAAAAGCTCAAAACCAAGATCGCACTGATCAGCTCGCGCAAGAACCAAGGTTTTGACGAACTCAAAGAGCTGATTGCCAATTACAGACAGGTCTCTACAGAACCTTGTATGAACGCCTCAGTGATTGCGCCGGAGTATTTTGATCGACTTAAAAAAGCTTTCCCAAATCAAGAGCTATACAAGCTGTGGTTGGTGATCACCCAAGATGTAAACTTTGGAAAGGTAGAACGCAATACAGCCGATCTTATCGCGACCTTTCAGACCGAATCTAAAAGCAACCTCAAGCGACTGCAGCAAAAGGAAACCATTAAGCGCTATCAGTTTATAAACGAAACGCTAAAAGAAACCTTGGTTGTCGACACGGCCAATGCCAAGGATCTGCGCAGTCGATTTGACCGCGTGCTTACCCACAAAGTATGGGGATATGTGATCTTTTTTAGCATACTCGCCTTGATTTTTCAAGCGATCTTTGATTGGTCCGGTTATCCGATGGATCTCATAGATACTACTTTTAGCTCCCTTAGCGAATGGATCAAAGCCGTTATGCCTGCCGGAGATTTTACCAATTTATTGGCAGAAGGGATCATTCCTGGGCTGGGCGGAATCGTGATCTTTATTCCACAGATCGCCTTTTTGTTCTTCTTTATCGCCATCCTGGAAGAGAGCGGCTATATGAGTCGCGTTGTATTCTTAATGGACCGCAGTATGCGCCGATTCGGCCTTAGCGGAAAGAGTGTAGTTCCTTTGGTTTCTGGAACCGCTTGCGCCATTCCGGCCATTATGGCAACCCGAAACATAGAGAACTGGAAAGAACGCCTGATCACCATTTTGGTAACTCCTTTTACCACCTGTTCGGCGCGACTACCCGTGTATCTGATCATCATTTCATTGGTTATTCCGGAGCAGCGTGTTTTAGGAATCTTTAGCCTTCAAGGGCTTACGTTGATGTTCTTATACCTCTTAGGATTTGCCTCGGCCATTATTTCTGCCTGGCTTTTAGATCGTTTTCTAAAGATCCAATCTAAGAGTTTCTTTGTTATTGAAATGCCAAACTACAAAGTCCCTTTGTTTAAGAATGTGGCTTTGACCGTAGTAGAAAAGACCAAGTCTTTCGTAGTCGGTGCAGGGAAGATCATCATGGCGATCTCAGTAATACTTTGGGTGTTGGCTTCTTATGGCCCTGGAGATTTCAATAAGGCAGAGCAGATTGTTAAGCAAGAAAATATAAATAATGGTCTTTCCGAAGAGGAACTAGACGCCCAGATCGCTTCCTTTAAATTGGAGCATTCTTATATCGGAATTCTAGGAAAAGGCATAGAACCTGCCGTACAGCCTCTGGGTTACGACTGGAAGATCGGGATAGCGATTTTAAGCAGTTTTGCAGCTCGTGAGGTCTTTGTGGGGACTTTGGCTACCATTTACAGTGTGGGCAGCGAGGAAGAAGAGACCATTAAGAATAGAATGGCTGCAGAGGTTAATCCGGTGCTTGGAACACCGCTGTTCAATTTTGCCAGCGGTATTTCACTGCTGCTCTTTTACGCCTTTGCCATGCAGTGTATGAGTACGTTAGCCATTGTAAAGAAGGAGACCAATTCCTGGAAATGGCCCATGTGGCAATTACTAACAATGTCTGCAATTGCGTATATTGTAGCTTTAATAACCTATCAAATCCTAAAATAA
- a CDS encoding metal ABC transporter permease, whose translation MSTPQIEIQLIAAVVAVACAIPGVFLVLRKMALISDAISHSILPGIVLGFFLTHDLNSPWLILLAALTGVITVVLVEFIQKTGLVKEDTAIGLVFPALFSIGVLMISRNASDVHMDVDAVLLGELAFAPFDRLLIGGADLGPKSLWVMGIILLITLLLLWAFFKELKVSTFDAGLSAALGFSPVVLHYGLMSVSSITVVGAFDAVGAILVVALMIAPAATAYLLTHDLKRMLWLSVGFGIASAIGGYWLAHLLDASIAGSITAVLGLIFLTVYCFAPNKGIIAVLYRKRQQRIEVSLLTFLLHLNNHQEESERHINHLNEHINWQRVRSEAVVKLALENNMITVEDQLVSLTDKGRAFTDLALEYIITNKDEHIEHLKKDFFLFRG comes from the coding sequence ATGAGTACACCACAAATAGAAATACAACTCATTGCAGCAGTGGTTGCTGTGGCTTGCGCCATACCTGGGGTGTTCTTGGTCTTGCGCAAAATGGCCTTGATCAGTGATGCGATCTCGCATTCCATATTGCCGGGAATTGTATTGGGATTCTTCTTAACTCACGATTTGAATTCTCCTTGGTTGATCTTATTGGCAGCCCTTACCGGAGTCATTACGGTGGTCTTGGTGGAGTTCATCCAAAAGACAGGCTTGGTCAAAGAGGACACAGCCATCGGCTTAGTGTTTCCCGCACTCTTTAGTATAGGCGTGCTCATGATCTCTAGAAACGCCAGTGATGTCCATATGGACGTAGATGCGGTCTTATTGGGTGAATTGGCCTTTGCACCTTTTGATAGATTGCTTATTGGCGGTGCGGACCTCGGTCCGAAATCTTTATGGGTCATGGGGATCATACTTCTGATCACCTTACTGCTGTTGTGGGCCTTTTTTAAAGAACTCAAGGTGAGTACTTTCGATGCTGGTCTTTCTGCGGCACTTGGTTTTTCTCCGGTTGTCTTGCATTACGGACTGATGTCTGTTTCGTCAATTACCGTTGTGGGTGCCTTTGACGCAGTGGGAGCTATACTCGTGGTCGCCTTAATGATCGCACCTGCCGCAACGGCTTACTTGCTTACCCACGATTTAAAACGCATGCTTTGGTTGTCTGTCGGATTCGGGATAGCCTCGGCAATTGGAGGCTACTGGCTTGCCCATTTACTCGATGCCTCCATTGCAGGTTCTATTACTGCAGTACTTGGGTTGATCTTTTTGACAGTCTATTGCTTTGCTCCCAACAAAGGGATCATTGCCGTGCTTTACCGCAAACGTCAGCAGCGAATAGAAGTATCCTTACTTACTTTTCTATTACACCTCAATAATCATCAGGAGGAGTCGGAACGCCATATCAATCACTTGAATGAGCATATCAATTGGCAAAGGGTGCGCTCCGAAGCCGTTGTAAAACTTGCCTTAGAGAACAATATGATCACTGTAGAGGATCAGCTCGTATCCCTTACAGATAAAGGTAGAGCGTTCACAGATCTGGCCTTGGAGTATATCATTACGAATAAGGACGAGCATATCGAGCACCTTAAAAAAGACTTCTTTCTATTTAGAGGGTAG
- a CDS encoding metal ABC transporter permease gives MSLGEYFELLFTDYTLGVITLGTAVLGAVTGMLGSFAVLRKQSLLGDAISHAALPGIALAFLFTGAKDSNVLLIGALISGLLGAFWIRGMIKNTHLKSDTALGLVLSLFFGFGMLLLTYIQKLPNANQAGLDKYLFGQAATLVAKDVWIMVAITAVSLFILLLFWKEFKLLLFDADYTKTLGFNTRIIDTLITFFIVIAIVIGLQTVGVVLMSAMLLAPAAAARQWTNKLSVMIALAAFFGAFSGVFGTAISATQSNLSTGPVIVLVAAFFVLISFVFSPGRGLLFREIRFQKNRRELELKKTLQFMYSIAKTHEDISHPHAVKILNNFQGFTRKTLQQMVDKKWVTLDGAMWSMTSLGYEEAENLYSQT, from the coding sequence ATGAGTTTAGGCGAGTATTTCGAATTGCTTTTTACGGACTACACCTTGGGTGTCATCACTTTAGGCACGGCTGTTTTAGGCGCAGTTACCGGAATGCTCGGGAGTTTTGCTGTTCTCAGAAAACAAAGTCTTTTAGGCGATGCTATCTCTCACGCCGCTCTGCCCGGAATCGCCTTGGCATTCTTGTTTACTGGAGCCAAAGACAGTAATGTACTGCTTATTGGTGCCTTAATAAGTGGTTTATTGGGTGCTTTTTGGATCCGCGGAATGATCAAGAATACACATTTAAAATCAGACACGGCCTTAGGTTTGGTGCTTTCGCTTTTCTTCGGATTTGGGATGCTACTGCTTACCTATATACAGAAGTTGCCTAATGCCAATCAGGCGGGACTAGATAAGTACCTCTTTGGTCAGGCTGCTACCTTGGTGGCCAAAGACGTTTGGATCATGGTGGCCATCACAGCGGTTTCACTCTTTATCCTCTTGCTTTTTTGGAAGGAATTCAAATTGCTTCTTTTTGACGCAGATTACACCAAGACCTTAGGGTTCAATACGCGCATTATTGACACCTTGATCACCTTTTTTATAGTGATTGCTATTGTGATCGGATTACAGACGGTGGGCGTTGTGCTAATGAGTGCTATGCTACTGGCGCCGGCTGCGGCTGCTAGGCAATGGACCAATAAACTCAGTGTCATGATTGCGCTAGCGGCTTTCTTCGGAGCTTTTTCAGGTGTGTTTGGCACGGCCATATCTGCAACACAAAGCAATCTGTCAACAGGTCCGGTTATTGTGTTGGTGGCTGCTTTTTTTGTGCTGATCTCCTTTGTTTTTTCACCCGGCCGCGGTTTGCTTTTTAGAGAGATCCGTTTCCAGAAGAACCGTAGGGAACTCGAACTCAAAAAGACCTTGCAATTCATGTATTCTATAGCAAAGACCCACGAAGATATTTCGCATCCGCATGCGGTGAAGATCCTGAATAACTTTCAAGGATTTACCAGAAAGACGCTCCAGCAGATGGTAGACAAAAAATGGGTAACCCTAGACGGAGCCATGTGGTCTATGACCTCCTTGGGATACGAAGAAGCAGAAAATCTATACAGTCAGACATGA
- a CDS encoding metal ABC transporter ATP-binding protein yields the protein MEKIAVSVDDLTVAYNYKPVLWDIDLAIPEGVLMAIVGPNGAGKSTLIKAILGIIDPIAGSVGIYGKPYEQQRQLVAYVPQKGSVDWDFPTTALDVVMMGTYGSLGWIKRPGKAQKKAALEALEKVGMLPFKSRQISQLSGGQQQRIFLARALVQNASIYFMDEPFQGVDATTEKAIVNILKELRKTGKTVIVVHHDLQTVPEYFDWVTFLNVKKIATGPVSTIFNDDNLTKTYGINYKVSLQQ from the coding sequence ATGGAAAAAATAGCGGTAAGTGTAGACGATTTGACCGTAGCTTACAACTACAAGCCAGTCTTGTGGGATATAGATCTGGCCATACCAGAAGGCGTGCTCATGGCGATAGTTGGCCCAAACGGAGCGGGAAAATCGACTCTTATTAAGGCCATACTCGGTATAATCGATCCGATTGCCGGCAGCGTGGGTATTTATGGGAAACCCTATGAGCAACAGCGACAATTGGTGGCCTATGTTCCTCAAAAGGGGAGTGTAGATTGGGACTTCCCTACCACTGCTTTAGATGTGGTCATGATGGGAACCTACGGCAGCTTGGGTTGGATAAAAAGACCGGGAAAAGCTCAGAAAAAAGCGGCATTGGAGGCGCTTGAAAAAGTGGGGATGCTGCCTTTTAAAAGCAGACAGATCTCTCAACTCTCCGGAGGGCAACAACAGCGTATTTTCCTAGCCAGAGCATTGGTGCAGAACGCCTCGATATATTTTATGGACGAGCCTTTCCAAGGTGTCGATGCCACTACAGAGAAGGCAATTGTCAATATTTTAAAGGAACTCAGAAAGACTGGGAAAACGGTGATCGTTGTTCATCATGATCTGCAAACGGTACCCGAATATTTTGACTGGGTTACTTTTTTAAACGTCAAAAAGATTGCCACTGGTCCGGTCTCAACAATTTTCAATGACGACAACCTTACCAAGACTTACGGAATCAATTATAAAGTGAGTTTACAACAATGA
- a CDS encoding metal ABC transporter solute-binding protein, Zn/Mn family — MRTSLLFFGLLLILVGCKPSVDKNSKPNVVATTTMISDLARQIGKDSIDVQGLMGSGVDPHLYKASEGDVSKLFNADLIVYNGLHLEGKMGEIFEKMRSQNIKTVALAETLDPLALMESEYFASNYDPHVWFNITFWKRMAGALKDELIALDPESATYYTANYEAYIEDLNNLETIVEQIIGSLPEEKRYLVTAHDAFNYFGRAYGFEVVGLQGLSTATEAGVQDVQRLADFIIEKKIKAIFVESSVPKRTIEALQAAVRAKDFEVSIGGTLYSDALGSAGTDEGEYIGMFLANVNTIVNALK; from the coding sequence ATGAGAACCAGTCTTTTATTTTTCGGATTACTACTGATCTTGGTTGGATGTAAACCATCAGTAGATAAGAATTCCAAACCCAATGTGGTGGCCACTACAACCATGATAAGTGATCTGGCCAGACAGATCGGTAAAGATTCTATAGATGTACAAGGCCTCATGGGTAGTGGCGTTGACCCGCACCTTTATAAAGCTAGTGAGGGCGATGTCTCTAAGCTCTTTAATGCCGATCTGATCGTATACAACGGTTTACATTTAGAAGGGAAGATGGGAGAGATCTTTGAAAAGATGCGCTCCCAGAACATCAAGACAGTGGCCTTGGCAGAGACACTAGATCCTTTAGCGCTTATGGAGTCTGAGTATTTTGCTTCTAACTACGACCCTCACGTTTGGTTCAACATCACTTTTTGGAAACGCATGGCCGGAGCACTTAAAGACGAGTTGATTGCTTTAGATCCTGAAAGTGCTACCTATTATACGGCCAATTACGAGGCCTATATAGAGGACTTGAACAATCTTGAGACCATAGTAGAGCAAATTATTGGCAGTCTGCCAGAAGAAAAAAGATACTTGGTTACGGCTCACGATGCCTTCAACTACTTCGGACGTGCCTATGGCTTTGAAGTAGTGGGCTTGCAAGGTCTTAGTACCGCCACCGAAGCGGGTGTACAAGACGTGCAACGCCTAGCTGATTTTATAATCGAAAAAAAGATCAAAGCCATTTTTGTAGAAAGCTCTGTGCCTAAACGTACCATAGAAGCCCTACAGGCTGCGGTTCGGGCTAAGGATTTTGAAGTGAGCATTGGCGGAACCCTTTATTCTGATGCATTAGGCTCCGCAGGAACCGACGAGGGTGAATATATTGGAATGTTCCTCGCTAACGTGAACACCATAGTAAACGCGCTGAAATAA